AGCCTCCTCAAGGAGGACGGCCCCCTGCCCGACGCCGGACACGACGCGCTGCGCGCGGCCGCCGTGACCCGGCCCGTACAGGACGTGCAGCGGATGGTCACCCTGCTGGGCGAGGCCCCGCGCGAGGTCGGCGAAGCGGACATCACGCTGCGCGCCGCCGCCGTCGGACGGTCCATCGAGGACGTGGCCCTGCTGGTGAACATCCTCGGCAAGGACGCCCCCGGCGAGCCGGAGCCGCAGCGCCGCCCCGGGCCCGCCGGCACGGCCCGGGCGGGTGAGGCGGCCGCCCGCGAGGCCGCGCCGTCCCCCGTGCGGGGCGAGGAGCCGTACGAGGTGCCCTACCCGGCCCTGTACGAGGCGCCTCACCAGGTGCGGACCCGGCGGCCCGACCCCGGCCCCACCGGCCGAGCGGCGGGCACGGCGGCGCTGCGGCACGCGCTGCGCTGGCCGGCGGCCATCGCCCTGCTGGTCAGCGGCGCCCTGCACCTGCCGCAGGAGTTCATAGCCCTGCCGTCCGCGACTCCCCTCGGCCTCCTGCCCCTCCTGGTCACCGCGGTGTGCCTGGGCGTCGGTGCGCTGGTGGCGCTGCGCGACACCACGGCCGTGTGGCGGGCGTGCGCGGCCGCGGCCCTGGGCGTGGTCGCCCTGCACGTGATCGGCGGGTCCCTCGCCTTCGACCCGCTGGCCGGCACCGTCGGCGGCTCCCGGGCCTGGGCCGGAGCCGCCGTCATGCTGAGTGCGGCGGCCGGAGCGGTCCTCGCCGGACTGGCCCTGCGCAACCGCCAGGAGAACTCCGCCTGACCGGCGTCCGCGACCGCCGCGGCGGCACCCCGCGCCACCGGGCGCGGGGTGCCGCCGCGTTCGCGCCCGCGGGCCTCCGCTCAGGCCAGCAGGTTGACCGCCCCCGTGAACACGCGGGGCAGCCGGGCGGCGAGCGGGACGATCCGGGTCGCGAGGCGCGGCCGCCGACGCGCCCAGAGCAGTGACTCGGTGAGCGAGCGGTAGCTGCGCGACAGGTCCCGCCAGGCCTGTTCGTAGGCCTGCGGCCGGCCCGCCCGTACGCACCGCACCAGTTCGCCCGCGGCCGTCACGGCCAGGGCGAGCCCTTCGCCGGTCAACGCGTCCACGTAGCCCGCGGCGTCCCCGACGAACAGCACCCGCCCCGAGACGCGTACGCGCGCGCCCTGACGCAGCGGCCCGGCGCCGCGCACGGGCGTGCCGGCGTCCCCGGCGAGCCGGGCCGCCAGCCGCGGGAAGTGGGTGAGCTGTTCGTCGAAGGGCGCCTGGTCGGTGGTGAGGATCGCCACGCCGATCCGGTCGGGCGCCACAGGGGTGACGTAGGCCTCGCTCCGAGCCGACCAGTGCACCTCCACGAGGTCGCTCCACGGCTCGACGGCGTAGTGGCGGCGCAGCCCGTAGCGGGCCGGCCGGCGGGGCGTGGCGGGCGCCGACAGGCCGAGTCCGCGCCGGACGGGGGAGTGCAGGCCGTCCGCCGCGACGAGGTAGCGGGCGGTGAGCCCGGCCGCGGTGACATGGTCGACGCCCTGGCGCACCTGGTCGACGCGCTGCGGTAGGACCTGTACGCCGAGCAGCGCCGCCCGTTCGGCGAGTGCGGCCTGGAGGTCCGTGCGGCGGGCGCCGAGGCCGGGTCCGGACCGGAAGAGCCCGTCCGCCTGCAGGCCGCTCGCGTCGTCGACGTAGCGGATGCCCCGGAAGGGCTGTCCGGGCACGGACACGCCCAGTTCCTGGAGGCGGCGTACCGCTCCGGGCATCAGGCCCTCACCGCAGGCCTTGTCGATGGGGGTGGGCCGCGGCTCCACGACCACGACCTCCAGGCCGGCGAGGGCGCCGTGGATCGCGGTCGCCAGTCCGGCGGGTCCGCCGCC
This DNA window, taken from Streptomyces sp. TN58, encodes the following:
- a CDS encoding NAD(P)/FAD-dependent oxidoreductase, whose product is MIDLLIAGGGPAGLATAIHGALAGLEVVVVEPRPTPIDKACGEGLMPGAVRRLQELGVSVPGQPFRGIRYVDDASGLQADGLFRSGPGLGARRTDLQAALAERAALLGVQVLPQRVDQVRQGVDHVTAAGLTARYLVAADGLHSPVRRGLGLSAPATPRRPARYGLRRHYAVEPWSDLVEVHWSARSEAYVTPVAPDRIGVAILTTDQAPFDEQLTHFPRLAARLAGDAGTPVRGAGPLRQGARVRVSGRVLFVGDAAGYVDALTGEGLALAVTAAGELVRCVRAGRPQAYEQAWRDLSRSYRSLTESLLWARRRPRLATRIVPLAARLPRVFTGAVNLLA